From the Falsirhodobacter halotolerans genome, the window CGCATCATCGCCCCGAAGGCGTGGGACACCTTGCGCACTCGGATCGAGGTGCGGCCCGTGCCGGACGGCGCGCCCGTGCCCGCCTTCGCCCGCGATCCGCAGCCGCGCCGCGCGTTCCGCGACTGGCACGGCGCCTATGCGGGGCGGACGGTTCTGGTGGCCGGATCGGGCCGCGAACGGACCCGTCTGGCGCGGATGATCGGCGCGGCGGTGCACAAGGCCGAGAGCTGGGCCGACGCCGTCGACCACCCTACGGCGATCGTCGTGGCGGATCTGACCTCGGGCTGGGTGGCGGGCGATCTGGCGGTGATCGCCGCGCAGGACGTTCTGGGCGGTCAGGCCGAGGCCCCGGCCCGTGTGGCCCGCTGGGTGCTTCCCCAACCCGTCCTTACGCCGGAGGTGGACGACATCGTCGTGCATGAGGATCACGGCATGGCCCGTTTCGGCGGGCTGGAACCGATGGCCGCGACCGCGTCGGGGGCCGAGGCGATCCGCCTGATCTTTCGCAACGACGAACGCCTGCTGGTTCCGGCGGCGGAGGCGGGCAAGATCTGGCGCTATGGCGCGGACCCCGCCGGGGTGGCGGTGGATAAGCTGAACGGCGCGGCCTGGAACAAGCGCCACGCGGCCACCCGCACGGCGCTGAGCGCGCTGGCCCGGAAGCTGGTCGCGGCCATGGCCGACCGCCGCGCGGCAAAGGCCCCCAAACTGGTGGCCGACCCCGCGCGGTTCGAGGAGTTCGTGGCGGGGTTTGCGCATTCCCTCACCTTCGATCAGGCGACAGCGGTGACGGACATCCTGGCCGATCTGGCCTCCGGTCGGCCCATGGACCGGCTGCTGATCGGCGATGTGGGATATGGCAAGACCGAGGTCGCCCTGCGCGCCGCCGCCGCCGTCGTGCTGGCGGGGCGTCAGGTGGCGATCTGCGCGCCCACCACCGTTCTGGCCCGCCAGCATTTCGAAACCGTCCGCCGCCGGTTTGCCCCGCTCGGGCTCAAGGTCGGCCATCTGTCGCGCCTCGTGTCGGCCAAGGACGCGCGCGCGACCCGCGCCGGGCTGGCCGACGGATCGCTGCGCGTCGTGGTCGGCACCCACGCGGTGGTGGGCAAGGGCGTGACCTTCGCCGATCCGGGCCTGATGATCATCGACGAGGAGCAACGCTTCGGCGCGGCGCAAAAGAAGGCCCTTCGCGCCCTTGGCCGCGATCTTCATGTCCTGTCGATGACCGCGACGCCCATTCCGCGCACGCTGCAAACCGCGCTGATCGGGCTGCAGGATCTGAGCGTGCTGACCACCCCACCCGCCCGCCGCCGCCCCATCCGCACGGCGATCACCCCGCACGACGACGCAGCCCTGACCCGCGCGCTGCTGCGCGAACGGCGGCGCGGCGGCCAAAGCTATGTCGTGGTGCCGCGCGTCGAGGATATCCCCGAGGTGTCGGCCAACCTGAAGCGTCTTCTGCCCGGGCTGGACATCCGCGACATCCACGGCGGCCTGACGGCGGCCGAGATCGACCGAACCATGGTGGACTTCGCCGCGGGCCGGGGGGATGTGCTGCTGGCCACCGCCATCATCGAAAGCGGTCTGGACGTGGCACGCGCCAATACGATGATCGTGCTGCGCCCCGATCTGTTCGGCCTTGCGCAATTGCACCAGTTGCGCGGGCGTGTGGGGCGGGGGGCGGTGCAGGCGTGGTGCCATCTCATGCCCTCGGACCCGCTGTCCGACGCGGCCCGCGCGCGGCTGGAGGCGCTGGTCGCCGCCGACCGGCTGGGCGCCGGCATGGCGCTGAGCCTGTCCGATCTGGACCATCGCGGCGCGGGCGACCTTCTGGGCGACAGTCAGGCGGGGCATGTCCGCCGCATCGGGGTCGGCCTGTATCAGGCGACGCTGGCCCACGCGCTGAAGGCGGCGGCGCAGGTGGACACGGGGGACGCGCTGCCCGACTATCACGGGGATGGTGGGCATCTGCCGACCGAGTATATCGCCGAACCGGGGCCGCGCCTCGATCTTTACCACCGGATCGCGCATGTCGCGACCGCTGCCGACATCGACCGCATCGCCGACGAGATGGCCGACCGCTTCGGCCCCACGCCCGAGCCGGCGGAGACACTGGCCCATACCGCGCGCCTGCGCCTTCTGGCGCGCGATTGCGGGGTGTCGGGGATCACGGTCGGCCCGAAGGGGCTGTCCCTCGCCACGGCGGATCCCGCCGGGCTGGCCGAACGGCTGGCCGATATCGAAGGGGTGATCTGCGACGAGGGCCGCCTGAACCTCGCCTGTCCCGACGGCGCGATCCGGGCCGAGATCCTGTTGGAACGGCTGCAGTGAAATTGCGCGGCGGGCATGTCAAACCGGGAACGGGGGTCTATCTTCACGGTGTTGTGCGGTCCTGCCGGTGCCGACGTCCGATCCGGCCCGACCGCCGCCCTCAGGAGCGCGCGCCTTGTTCATCGATCTTGTCGGAGCGAACGCTCCGTATCTGGCCCTTGCCATTCTTGCCTTGCTGTTCGTGGCCTTCGCGCTTGAGGTGTATCCGCCCGATGTGACCGCCGCCGGGGCCGCCGCCCTGTTCATCCTTCTGGGGCTGGTGCCGCAGGATCAGGTGATGGACGTCTTCGCCAATTCCGCCCCCATCACCATCGGGGCGATGTTCGTCGTGTCGGGCGCGCTGGTGCGGACCGGGGTGCTCGATGCGCTGGCCAAGCTGATCATCGCCCATGCGCGCCACCGGCCCGTTCTGGCGGTTGTCACCTTTCTGGTGGCGACGGTGGCGGGATCGGCCTTCATGAACAACACGCCCGTGGTGCTGGTGCTGATCCCCGTGGTCGTCCGGCTGGCGGCCAGTCTGAACCTTGCGCCGACGCGGCTGCTGATCCCGCTGTCCTATATGGCGATTTTGGGCGGGACGTGCACGCTGATCGGCACATCGACCAACATTCTGGTGGACGGGATCGCCACGCAGAACGGCCTTGCGCCCTTTTCCATCTTCGAGATCGCGCCCGTGGGTCTGGTGACGGCGGCGGTGGGGGCGGTGTCGCTGTTGATCCTGGGCCGGTGGCTTCTGCCCAACGGCCCCACGGCGGGCGAGGTGGACAGCGACGAGGTCGACTTCCTGTCCGATGTGATGATCCTCAAACCCTATGCCGGGGTGGACGCCCCGCTGGCGGAGGCCGCCGATTTCAACCGGGACGGGGTGCGCGTGTCGGGCGTGCGGCGGGCGGGCACGATCCTGCGCAATCTGGACGACATCGTGCTGCAGGCGGGCGACGCGGTGATCGTGGTGACCAACACGTCCGAATTGCTGACACTGGCCGAACAAAAGGGGCTGAGCGTCGGGATGCGTCGCCGCCTCGCCCTGCCGCAGGATGCCGAATTGAAGGTGGTGGAGGCGATCGTGACGCCCAACGCCACCTCGGGGCGGCGCATCGCCGATCTGACGCTGGGCCGGAACGCGGGCGTGCGCATCCTTGGCGTGTTCCGCCACGGCCATGTCGCGGGGGCGGATCTGTCCAGCACCCGGCTGCGCCCCGCCGACCGCCTGCTTCTGGAGGCGACGCCGGACGGGCTGCGCGCCCTGTCCGAAAGCCGCGACGTCGTTTCCATCTCCGAAACCGGCGGGCGGGCGTATCGGCGCAAGCAGGCGCCCATCGCCCTTCTGGCGCTGGCCGGGATCGTGGGGTTGGCCGCGTTCAACGTCATGCCCATCGGCATTCTGGCCCTGATCGCCGTGGCGGCCATCCTGGTGCTGCGCTGCATCGACAGCGACGAGGCGTGGCAATCCATCGAAGGCTCTATCCTCGTTCTGATCTTCGCCATGCTGATCATCGGCGTGGGGCTGGAAAACACCGGCGCCGTCACCGTGATCGTGGAGGCGTTGACCCCCCTTCTGAACGGCCTGCCGCCCTTCGTCACGCTGCTGGCGGTCTATGCCATCGCCTCGATCCTGACCGAGATCGTGACCAACAACGCCGTCGCCGTCGTGTTCACCCCCATCGTCATCGCGCTGGCGTCCCAGATCGGGGTGGACCCCCGCCCCTTCGTGGTCGCCGTGATGATGGCCGCCAGCGCCAGCTTTGCCACGCCGATCGGATATCAGACAAACACGCTGGTCTATCTTGCGGGCAACTACAAATTCGTGGACTTTCTCAAGATCGGGCTGCCGATGAACGTCATCGTGGGCCTGACCTCCACCCTTGCGATCACGGTGTTCTTTCCGATGTGACCGGGGCGAACCCCGCATGAAAGCGTATCGATGACCGCCACCGTCTTGTCCGCCCTGATCCCCATCGTCCTGCTGATCGGGCTGGGGGCGGTGCTGAAACAGCGGGCGTTCCTGGCCGACGCCTTCTGGCCGCAGGCCGAACGGCTCAGCTATTACATCCTGTTGCCTTGCCTGTTGTTTCATGGCCTGGCCTCGGCCCCGCTGGGGGCGCTTCCGGTGGTCGATCTGGTGGCGACGCTTGTTCTGGCCACGGGGGCGGTGGCGGGGGTCGTGCTGGCGCTGCGGCCGGTGCTGGGGGTGGATGGGCCGGCCTTCACCTCGGTCTTTCAGGGCAGCATCCGGTTCAACAACTATGTCGGAGTGACCTTGGCCGCAGGTCTGTTCGGGGCCGAGGGCGTGGCCCTTGCCGCGCTGTGCAATGCCGCGATCATTCCCACGGTCAACACGCTGTGCGTGCTGGTCTTCGCCCGCCACGGCACCGCCCGCCTGAACGCGCGGGGGGTGGTGCGCCAATTGGTGACGAACCCGCTTCTTCTGGGATCGGCGGGGGGCATCCTGTTTCAGGTCTTCGGCCTGTCGCTTCCGCCGGGGATCGCGCCCGCGATGGCGACGCTGGGGGCGGCATCCTTGCCGCTGGGGCTGCTGTGCGTCGGGGCGGCGTTGGAGTTTCGGGCCGCCCGCCGGTGGATGCGGCCGGTGATCGCCTCCTCCGTCATCAAATTCGCGGTCATGCCGGTGATGACGCTGATCGTGGCGCGGGCGTTCGGCCTGGGCGGTCCGGCGCTGACCACCGCGCTGCTGTTTCAGGTTCTGCCCACCGCCTCCTCCGCCTATATCCTGGCGCGACAATTGGGGGGCGATGCGCCGCTGATGGCCGGGATCACGGCCACGCAGACGGTGGCGGCGCTGGTGGCCATGCCGGTGGTCCTGATCTGGCTGGTGCCCTAGGGCGCGCGCGCGCCCTTGGGGTGGAAGGTCCAGGCAAGGAACCGGCTGGTCTTCTGGCCCTGCGCCATGTCCACGATCCGCGTTTCGGCCACGCCCGTGCGGGCCAGACGGCGCGACAGCGGCTTCAGGCTGTCGCCGCGCGACACAAGCGAGGTGAACCACAGGCACTGATCGGCCACCTCCACGCTCTGGTCGATCATGCGGGCGACAAAGCCGATCTCGCCCCCCGGACACCACAGCTCCGCCTGCTGGCCGCCGAAGTTCAGATCGCCCGTATCGCCCTTTCCAAGGTTGCGCCATTTGCGGCGGCTGCCCCGGTCGGCCTGTTCGGGACTGGCGTGGAACGGCGGGTTGCACAAGGTCAGGTGGAAGATGTCCTTCGGCCCGACGACGCCGCGAAAGATATCCTCGGGGTCGGGCTGGTGGCGCAGCGTGATCGGCAGGTCGTTGGCCGCGCAGATCGCCCGCGCCGAGGCGAGCGAGACCGGATCGACATCGACGCCCGTGAAATCCCAGCCATAGTCGTGCCGCCCGATCAGAGGATAGACGAGGCTGGCCCCGGTGCCGATATCCAGCACGCGGATGTCGGGGCCGCGCGGGATCTCTCCGCCATTCCCCTCGGCCAGAAGGTCGGCCAGGTGGTGGATGTAATCGGCGCGACCGGGAATCGGCGGACACAGATAGGCGGGGGGAATGTCCCAGACCTCCACCCCGTAATGCGCCCGAAGAAGCGCGCGGTTCAGCGCGCGCACCGCCGCCGCATCCGCGAAATCGATCGTCATCCGCCCGCGCGGGTTGCGGGTGACGAACCCCGCCAGTTCGGGCGTGCGCGCCGTTAGAAGCGCGAAGTCATAGCCCGCGCGATGCGGGTTGCGCGGATGCAACCGGGGTGGGACAGCCATGACAAACCTTCGCGCAACGGGGCGCATCCCCCGCGCCCGACCGAGCGGCGATCTTAGATCGTCCGCGCGGCGGGAGGAATAGGGGATCAGCCGGGGGCATATCCGAAGCTGACCGGCGGTTCGGCGGCGGTTTCGACCCAGACGCTCTTCGTCTGGGTATAGGTCATCAGCGCCTCCTGCCCCGAGGACCGGCCATAGCCCGACCGCCCGAACCCGCCGAAGGGCGAACAGACGTTGATCGTCTTGTAGGAATTGACCCAGAACGTCCCCGCCCGGACCTGTGCCGCCATCCGGTGCGCCCGTCCGACATCCGCCGTCCAGACCGCGCCCGCCAGACCGAAGGGGGTGCCGTTGGCCAGCGCCACGGCCTCCTCCTCCGTCTCGAAGCCCAGGACGGAGACGACGGGGCCGAAGATCTCCTCGCGCGCGACGGACATGTCGGGGGTCACGCCATCCAGGATGGTGGGCGCGAAGTAAAAGCCGCCCGACGCCTCCAGGGGCGCGGGACGGGCGCCGCCCGCCGCGATCCGGGCGCCCTGCGCCACGCCTTCGGCGACCATCGCGCCGATCTTGTCCCACTGGCGGCGGTTGTTGATCGGGCCGACATGCGTCGCCTCGTCGAAGGGATGGCCAAGGGCAATGCGGTCCGCCGCCTCGGCATAGGCGGCGACGAAACGGTCCTTGATCGACGCGTGCACCAGAAGGCGCGATCCCGCGACGCAGCTTTGGCCCGCGCCGGCAAAGATCGCCGCCTGCGCGCCGACGACGGCGCGGTCCAGATCGGCATCGGGAAAGACGATATTGGCCGATTTCCCGCCCAGTTCCAGCACGCACGGCACCGTGTTGCGCGCCGCCGCCGCCGCGATGGCCGACCCCGCCTCGGCCGAGCCGACAAAGACCACGAGGCCTGTCTTGGGATGGGTGACGCCCGCCTGCCCCGCCGTGGGCCCCGCCCCCGCGATCACGTTCACCAACCCGCGCGGCGCGCCGCCAAGTTCGCACATGCGGCCAAGGATCAGGGTGGACAGCGGGGTCAGTTCCGAGGGTTTGATGACGACGCCGTTGCCGGCGCAGATCGCGGGGGCGATCTGCCAGCCGCCGGTGAACAGCGGCGCGTTCCACGGCGTGATCTGCATCACCACGCCGACCGGCTCTTGCCGGGTGTAGTTCAGGTGGCTGGACGGCACGGGGATCACCGCGCCATAGATCTTGTCGCACCATCCGGCGTAATATTCGAACATCTCTGCCACGCGCAGCGCCTCGCCCCGGATGTCGCGGATGGGACGTCCGGCGGACCGGCTCTCGATCTCGGCGATCAGGGGAGCGTGGGCGCGGATCTGCGCGGCGATGGCCCACATGATGCGGCCGCGCGCGGCGGCGGGCATGGCCATCCATTCGCGCTGCGCCCGTTCGGCGGCATCCATCGCGGCGTCGATCTGCGCCTGTCCTGCATCGGAAAAGGACGCAAAGACCTGCCCCGAGGCGGGGTCCGTCAAATCCAGCGACGCGCCGGAGCCCGCGACGATCTCCCCCCCGATCAGGCTGCCGAGATCCGCCCCCGGAAACACCTCGCGATAGAGCGAGAGGATGCGATCGGCCTGTTCCTGCGCGTCGATGATCATTGGTCTTGTCCTTTCGGGCGGAAGTCGCCCATGCGGGTGAAATCGTCGGTGGCGGCCAGGGGCGAGGTCGCCCACAGGTCCGCCGCCCGCGTCGTAAGCGGCAGGTCCGTGCCGGTATCCGCCGCCAGCTTGCGCGCCAGTCGGACGTCCTTTTGCATCAGGGCCATGGTGAACCCGCTGTCGAAACCTTCATTCATCACCCATGTGGGGAAATGCACCTCGGACATCATGGATCGGCCCGAGGCGGCGTTCAGCACCTCCAGCGCCGCCTCGGCGGGCACGCCCGCCGCTTCGGCCAGACGCAGCCCTTCAGCGGTGGTGACCATATGCGCCGCGCACAGAAGGTTGTTGACCAGTTTGGCCACATTGCCCGCGCCGCTGTCGCCCACATGGATCGCCTTGGCCGACAGCGCGTCGATCACCGGGCGGGCATCGTCCAGATCCGCCGCCGTGCCGCCGATCATCATCGTCAGCGCGCCATTGGCCGCCCCGGAGGGGCCGCCCGACACCGGCGCATCCAGAAACCCGTGCCCCATGTCGGCCAGCGTCGCCGCCACCGCCCGCGACACGTCGGGTTCAGAGGTGGAGGTGTCGATCACCACGATCCGCCCACGGTCCTGCAGCACGGGCCGCACCTTGTCGATCACGCGCGCCACATCCTGCGCGGTGGGCAGGGAAAAGACGATGCGGTCGGCGGCGAACACCTCCTCCAGCGTGGTGACGGGGGTGATGCCGCCATCCTGCGCCAGATCCAGCCGTGCGGGCGACAGGTCGAACCCCCGCGTGGCAAAGCCCGCGCGCGCGGTCGACAGGGCCATCCCCAACCCCATCGCGCCCAATCCGACGACCCCGACCGTCATGCCCTCTGTCATGGTGCCCTGCCCTTCCTGATATTGATCCCCAAGGATGGCGCAAAACCGGAGCGTTGCGCTAGCGACCCCGCCACGGACAGGGTGTTGCGATTTCAGGAACGGTCGGTGAAGCTTGCCATCGCGCCTTCCAGATGATCCGCCAGCTGCGCGACCGAGGCGGGCAGCCGCCGCCGCGCCCGCACCATCAGATGGGCCGAGGCGCTGGTGAAGGCCAGATCGGCCAGCTCGCGCACCTCGGCCGCGCCGTCGGCCAGATCCATCGCGACCGAGGCGCGGGGCAGGAACGCGATCCCCATGCCCGCCGTCACGAAACGGCGCAGCGCGTCGATGGAGGTGGTGATGAGCCGCGGCGCCAGGGCCAGCCCGCTGTCCAGCGCCACGCGCGCCAGAAGGTCCGTCGTGCCGTGCCCGGCGGGCAGCAAGGCCACCGGATGGCGCAGACACTCGGCCAGCGCCACCCGGTCGCCCGCCGCCAGCGGATGACCCGGCGGCAGCACGGCGCACAGGGGATGGCGGGCCGAGGCGACGGAGCGCACCGCCCCCGTCACCGGCGGATTGTAGGCGATGCCGATATCGCTGTCGCCATTGGCCAGCGCGTCCAGAACCGCGTCGGTGGACCCGATCCGCAATTCGTACCGCACATGCGGGGTCGCGGTCAGAATGCCCGCCAGGCCGTTCTGCACGAAATCGGCCAGAAACCCTTCGCCGCAATGAATGCGGACGTTGCGCTGCTGCACGCCGCGCAGGTCGCTCAGCTGCTCTTCCAGCATCCCGAACTCCTCCACCGCGCGGCGGGCGTGTTCCAGGACCAGGTTTCCGGCATCGGTCAGGGTGACGCCGCGCGCGCTGCGGTCGAACAGGGGCACGCCCAGATCCCGCTCCATCACCGCGATCTGGCGCGACACGATGGACGGGGCAAGGCCCAGATGCGCCGCCGCCGCCCGGATGGAGCGGAAGCGGTGCACGGCCAGATAGATGCGGATGTCGCGGGCGTCGAGGGTCATCGCCGGACGATGCGGACCCTCGCCCCCGGTTGTCAAGAAGGCGTGCCCCCGCGCGGCCGGCCGGTCATCCCAGCAGCCGCAAGGTCAGATCGGCGATGATGACCGAGCCGAGATAGGTGCCCAGCATCACGCAGACCGCGATGATCGCGATCTTCCAGCCAGACGTCCGGGCGATCGCGAATTCCTTGGCCGACAGGGCCAGCCCGCCATAGGCCAGCGCGGGCGTGGCCAGGGACAGGAAGTTGATCTTGCCCACATGTTCCACGACCCAGTCGGCCCCCGGCACGCCGGGAATGGTGATGACGATGGCGATCAGCGACACCCAGGCGACCGACGGCAGATAGAACGGCAGGAACCGCGACAACATCAGCCCCACGACCGAGCAGACATAGAGGATCGCCATCCCAGGAAACGCCTCCAGCGCGCCCACGCCGGTGGAGACGTAATTGGCGACGGTGCCGATCACGCAGGCGATCAGCAACAGGATCGCCGTCTCGCCCACCCGGATGCGGCGTTCGTCGGTGGCCTCGATGTCGAGTTTCAGGTTTTCGGTTTGCATGATCGCGCCCTCAATACAGGTCCGGCCGCGCCTTGCGGAACAGCCATTGGGTCAGGGGAAGGGCGATGAACAGGCCCACGTAAAGTCCGGTGGCATAGGTCAGCACGTTGGACGCGCCCGCAAGACCGAGGATGAGATCCTTGTTCTCCGGCTCGGCCGTGACAAGTCCGCCGGTGCAGGCCGCCAGCATGGAGCCGGAGCCGACGCCGCAGGACATGGCCAGCGCGCGGATGTCGAACACGCCCGTCGCGTGCACCAGCACCGGAATGATGGCGAAGACGAACGTCCCGATCAGCGTGCCCGTGGCATAGACGCCCATGATGCCCGCGCCTTCGGGGCTGTCGAGGCCGTATTTCTCGGCCACCAGCGCAAGGTTGGGCTCGCGGTCGATGGAATAGACGGCGCCCACCGTTTCGCGCCCCATGCGCAGGACATAGACGGCGATCGGGAACGCGAGGACGATGGTGCCGAGGTTGCCCAGTTCCTGCAACAGCAGGGCGGGACCGGCGGCGATGATCGCGTCGATCTGCGGGCCGACGGTGGTGCCGAACTTCGCCACGAAGGGGGTGATCGCGATGGTGATCATGCCGCCCGCGAACTTCTGCACGGTGGGCGTCAGCACCCGCCCCGTGGCCCGCGTGATGTTGGGGTTCAGCGCGATGCCCATGGCAAAGGCGTAAAGCATCGGCAAAAGAATGATCGCCGCAATGCCGATCGGAATGCGGATGATGCCGATCGCCTCGGCGACGACGACGATGAGAAGGACGAGGCCGTGCAGCGCAAGGTGCCCGCGTCCGAAGATGGCCGATCCCGGCATTCCAATCTCCCTGTTATGGTTTTTTCCGGCCAGTATGCAAACCGCGCCGCCGCGCAACCAGCCCCCGAACTGGGACAGCGTGTTGCGCCTTGCGGAACGGTCGCGGGTCAGTCCTGACCGAACAGGGCGGTGCGGATCTCTCCGCTTTGGTCGCACCAGGCGCGATACATGCCGGGGCTGTTGAACGGCAGGGCGATGTTGCCCTGCCGGTCCACGGCGATCAGACCGCCCGAACCGCCCCGCGCGCCCAGTTCCGTCACGACATCGGTGGCGGCGCGCGCCAGATCCTGACCGGCCCACCGCATCCGGGCGTCGATTTCGTGGCCCGCCGCCCAGCGGATGAAATATTCCCCATGCCCCGTGGCGGACATGGCCAGCGTGGCGTCATCGGCCCAGGTTCCGGCCCCGATGACCGGGCTGTCGCCCACGCGGCCCGGCAGCTTGGCCGTCATCCCGCCGGTGGAGGTGGCCGCCGCAAGGTGGCCGTGGCTGTCGCGGGCCACGGCACCGACCGTGCCGTGCTTGCGCGCGGGATCGCCGTCATCGGGCAGGTTCAGGCGGCGGCGTTCCAGTTCGGCCTCCAGCGCCGCGCGGCGGGTGGGGGTGCCGAACCATTCGGGGGGCTGCATCTCCAGCCCCGCCTCGGCGCAGAAGCGGGCCGCCCCCTGCCCCGTCAGAAGGACATGCTCGGTCCGTTCCATCACCGCGCGGGCGGCCAGGATCGGATGGCGCGGCCCGCAGATCCCGGCCACCGCCCCGCAGGCGCGGGTCGCCCCGTCCATCACGGCGGCGTCCATCTCATGCGTGCCGTCGGCGGTGAAGACCGCGCCCCGGCCTGCGTTGAACAGCGGCTCATCCTCCAGCGCCATGACGGCGGCGGTGACCGCATCCATCGCCGACGCGCCTTCCTGCAGCCGCGTCAGCCCCGCCTGAAGGCAGGCGCGCAGGGCGGCGTGCAGGGCGGCCTCCTTCTCGGGCGTGATCCGGCTGGGCAGGATGGTGCCCGCCCCTCCGTGCAGGGCGATGACGGGGGTATGAGAGGTCATGGGGGCATCCTTTCGAAGGGTCAGCGGAGCGCGAAGCTCATCGCGGAGAGGGCGGTCATCCAGCCGATCACCTCAGCCATGGAGCGGCAGTCGAAGGCGACGGTGACCGGATCGAGGCGGAGGGCGGGGGGCAGAACGGCGAACTGGTCGGCCAGCGCCGCGCGGCTGGCGCGAAACTCGGCCCGGAAGGGGCCTTCGGGGCGGGGCGGGGCTGCGCGATTCCGGCGGCGGACCGCGCGGCCGGCCGCCTCGCGCAGCAGCGCGCGGGCGCGGACCACCGACACCTGCCGGGCCGCGCGTTCGCCGAAGGCCTGCTTGACCACGACATGTTCGGCCTCGGGGAACAGCGGGCGGTTTTCGGCTGCCGTCCGGTCATCGCCGGAGATCAGCGCCACCGGGATCCCCAGTTCGGCGGCATAGGCGCCGTAGATCGCAGGCTCGCCGCAGGGGATGCCGTTGATCCGCACCTCGTGAAACGCGGTCCCGTTGGTGGTGTGGGACAGGACGCCGCCGCCGCCCGCGCGCGAATGATGGCCCACCATGCAGAAAAGATCGAAGCCCACGTCCAGCCCGCAGGCCATGTTCATGGGCTTGGGCTTGCCCAGGATCAGGTCGGCGGCGGGGTGCAGGCGATCGGGCAGAAGATTGATCATGGCCCCATGCGCGTCGTTGACCACCACCTCGGTCGCGCCGCCTTCCAGCAGACCCTCGACGACGGCATTGACCTCCTCGGTCATCAGGATGCGGGCCTTTTCATGATCGGCATGGCCCGCCTGGCATTGCGACGGGGCGACGACCCCCGCCACCCCTTCGATATCGGCCGAGATATAGACGCGCATGATCGCCCCCTTCAGCCGTTGCGCAGCTTGGGGTCCAGCGCGTCGCGCAACCCGTCGCCCAGCAGGTTGAAGCCCAGAACCGTCAGGAAGATCGCAAGGCCCGGAAACAACGTCAGGTGATCGGCCACGCCCATATAGGTGCGCCCGTCCGCAAGCATCGCCCCCCATTCCGGCGACGGCGGCTGCGCGCCCAGACCGATGAACGACAGCGCCGCCGCCGTCAGGATCGACGTGCCGATCCGCATGGAGAAATAGACGATCACGTTGGGCAGGGTGCCGGGCAGGATGTGGCGCATCATGATGACCCGGTCGGCCACCCCGATCGCGCGGGCCGCGTCGACATAGACGGCCTGCTTCAGTTGCAGCGTCGTCCCCCGCGCCAGCCGCGCAAAGACCGGGATGGAGAAGATGGCTACCGCATAGATGACGTTGGTGATCCCCGGCCCCAGGATCGCGATGACCGCGATGGCCAGAAGGATGCCCGGAAAGGCCAGCAACAGATCGCACAGCCGCATCACCGCGCTGTCGATCCAGCGCCCGTAATACCCCGCGATGATCCCCAGCCCGACCCCGCCGATCGCGCCCAGCGTGACCGACAGGAACCCCACGGCAAGCGAGATGCGCGCCCCCCAGATGATCCGGCTGAAGATGTCGCGGCCATAGGTGTCGGTTCCGGCCCAGTGTGCCGCACTCGGCCCTTTCAGGACGTTGGTGTAATCGGGCACGGCGGGGCCGTAAGGGGCGATCCACGGGGCAAGGACCGCGGCGGCGATCAGCAGCGTC encodes:
- a CDS encoding DUF3100 domain-containing protein, producing the protein MPGSAIFGRGHLALHGLVLLIVVVAEAIGIIRIPIGIAAIILLPMLYAFAMGIALNPNITRATGRVLTPTVQKFAGGMITIAITPFVAKFGTTVGPQIDAIIAAGPALLLQELGNLGTIVLAFPIAVYVLRMGRETVGAVYSIDREPNLALVAEKYGLDSPEGAGIMGVYATGTLIGTFVFAIIPVLVHATGVFDIRALAMSCGVGSGSMLAACTGGLVTAEPENKDLILGLAGASNVLTYATGLYVGLFIALPLTQWLFRKARPDLY
- a CDS encoding M55 family metallopeptidase; protein product: MRVYISADIEGVAGVVAPSQCQAGHADHEKARILMTEEVNAVVEGLLEGGATEVVVNDAHGAMINLLPDRLHPAADLILGKPKPMNMACGLDVGFDLFCMVGHHSRAGGGGVLSHTTNGTAFHEVRINGIPCGEPAIYGAYAAELGIPVALISGDDRTAAENRPLFPEAEHVVVKQAFGERAARQVSVVRARALLREAAGRAVRRRNRAAPPRPEGPFRAEFRASRAALADQFAVLPPALRLDPVTVAFDCRSMAEVIGWMTALSAMSFALR
- a CDS encoding isoaspartyl peptidase/L-asparaginase family protein, producing the protein MTSHTPVIALHGGAGTILPSRITPEKEAALHAALRACLQAGLTRLQEGASAMDAVTAAVMALEDEPLFNAGRGAVFTADGTHEMDAAVMDGATRACGAVAGICGPRHPILAARAVMERTEHVLLTGQGAARFCAEAGLEMQPPEWFGTPTRRAALEAELERRRLNLPDDGDPARKHGTVGAVARDSHGHLAAATSTGGMTAKLPGRVGDSPVIGAGTWADDATLAMSATGHGEYFIRWAAGHEIDARMRWAGQDLARAATDVVTELGARGGSGGLIAVDRQGNIALPFNSPGMYRAWCDQSGEIRTALFGQD
- a CDS encoding aldehyde dehydrogenase family protein, yielding MIIDAQEQADRILSLYREVFPGADLGSLIGGEIVAGSGASLDLTDPASGQVFASFSDAGQAQIDAAMDAAERAQREWMAMPAAARGRIMWAIAAQIRAHAPLIAEIESRSAGRPIRDIRGEALRVAEMFEYYAGWCDKIYGAVIPVPSSHLNYTRQEPVGVVMQITPWNAPLFTGGWQIAPAICAGNGVVIKPSELTPLSTLILGRMCELGGAPRGLVNVIAGAGPTAGQAGVTHPKTGLVVFVGSAEAGSAIAAAAARNTVPCVLELGGKSANIVFPDADLDRAVVGAQAAIFAGAGQSCVAGSRLLVHASIKDRFVAAYAEAADRIALGHPFDEATHVGPINNRRQWDKIGAMVAEGVAQGARIAAGGARPAPLEASGGFYFAPTILDGVTPDMSVAREEIFGPVVSVLGFETEEEAVALANGTPFGLAGAVWTADVGRAHRMAAQVRAGTFWVNSYKTINVCSPFGGFGRSGYGRSSGQEALMTYTQTKSVWVETAAEPPVSFGYAPG
- a CDS encoding NAD(P)-dependent oxidoreductase, which translates into the protein MTEGMTVGVVGLGAMGLGMALSTARAGFATRGFDLSPARLDLAQDGGITPVTTLEEVFAADRIVFSLPTAQDVARVIDKVRPVLQDRGRIVVIDTSTSEPDVSRAVAATLADMGHGFLDAPVSGGPSGAANGALTMMIGGTAADLDDARPVIDALSAKAIHVGDSGAGNVAKLVNNLLCAAHMVTTAEGLRLAEAAGVPAEAALEVLNAASGRSMMSEVHFPTWVMNEGFDSGFTMALMQKDVRLARKLAADTGTDLPLTTRAADLWATSPLAATDDFTRMGDFRPKGQDQ
- a CDS encoding LysR family transcriptional regulator; the protein is MTLDARDIRIYLAVHRFRSIRAAAAHLGLAPSIVSRQIAVMERDLGVPLFDRSARGVTLTDAGNLVLEHARRAVEEFGMLEEQLSDLRGVQQRNVRIHCGEGFLADFVQNGLAGILTATPHVRYELRIGSTDAVLDALANGDSDIGIAYNPPVTGAVRSVASARHPLCAVLPPGHPLAAGDRVALAECLRHPVALLPAGHGTTDLLARVALDSGLALAPRLITTSIDALRRFVTAGMGIAFLPRASVAMDLADGAAEVRELADLAFTSASAHLMVRARRRLPASVAQLADHLEGAMASFTDRS